From the genome of Fusobacterium varium, one region includes:
- the uvrB_2 gene encoding Excinuclease ABC subunit B, translating into MAEELTEYYLGFGVRVKYMHSDIDTLERIDIIKGLRKGEFDALVGINLLREGLDIPEVSLVAILEADKEGFLRSRRSLVQTIGRAARNIEGRVILYGDIMTDSMKQAIDETNRRRKIQNEYNVYNNIDPKTIVKEISEDLINLDYGLDINETEDKAKKTFTSRKDIEKEIIKLQKQIAKLSKELDFENAIIKRDEMTKLKKLLLDF; encoded by the coding sequence ATGGCTGAAGAACTCACTGAATATTATCTTGGATTTGGTGTAAGAGTGAAATATATGCACTCTGATATAGATACATTGGAAAGAATAGATATAATCAAAGGGTTGAGAAAAGGTGAATTTGATGCTCTAGTTGGAATTAACTTATTAAGAGAAGGACTGGATATACCTGAGGTTTCTCTAGTTGCTATACTGGAAGCTGATAAAGAAGGTTTTTTAAGAAGCAGAAGATCTTTGGTACAGACAATAGGTAGAGCTGCCAGAAATATAGAGGGACGGGTTATCCTCTATGGAGATATCATGACTGATTCTATGAAACAGGCTATTGATGAAACTAATAGAAGAAGAAAAATCCAAAATGAATACAATGTATATAATAATATAGATCCTAAAACTATTGTTAAAGAAATTAGCGAAGATTTAATTAACCTTGATTATGGATTAGATATCAATGAAACTGAAGATAAAGCTAAGAAAACATTTACATCTAGAAAAGATATTGAAAAAGAAATAATAAAACTTCAAAAACAAATAGCAAAACTTTCTAAAGAACTAGATTTTGAAAATGCTATTATAAAAAGAGATGAAATGACTAAACTTAAAAAACTGTTATTAGATTTTTAA